tttgataagggttttcggccctaagtattgtgctctaaggtcggcggtattgtgccaggccgCCTTAATAAGTTCACTATAatgttcctttctttttcttcttaataggGGTTTCAACCCTAAGTATCACTAATTCGATTCAGTAGTATTAAGTCGGATAGTGTCTATAAACACAGagtaagatctttttattaactgggatttcGGTCTTAGACATTggtcaaagtgtaaaaataaaaagaattcacaagatagTATGTCTATTCACGGCATAACCATTTCAGAAATGAAGAGATAGAGTGTGTGAAATAAAGcaataataacttttattaatataaagagatattacaacgtacaaagaagggcttaaacaagcctatacagaaagtggattacaaaaatagtaaaaggaaaacaacaacaatataacaaataaacgGTCAAATGTCTTCTTAAACTGGCCTctgaagtccttccaaactctgcccagtagcgcccatattgagaggaggaccttcttcagaagaagatggaggagaggaagagaaagaaggaggagaagaagagggaggagatgaaaagaaagaaggaggagaagaagaggaagaaggaaaagcgccaggatggatctggcagtggaaagaagaagaaagaaagaaaaagtgagacaccagtggaggaagagaggaagaagcagggatattTTGcccctgcgtcagtcctgactcctaacacgctggtgccatgttagctatgctcgtaagagagcggctggtactgataatgggtgaccccagctcagtcgcgCCAAAGGCCTGACGCGACGAGCccttgcttcggattttggctgaaaggagggTGAGAAGTATCTTGAGCCTCTGCCATCCCTGCCCCAACCGAGCCATCTTTAACTTCATAAGAACATGGAATTTTTGAGAAGGGAATGGCTCCTTCATTACTTGCACCTATTTTGAACGAATTACAAATCAAAGTATAACCAGCAGGTAAAAGTAGACTCTGGAGGagtctaagggtttcagatttcagGGGGATTAAAAGGATTCATGTACAAGAGAAATAACCTcttgttgtttctttttatataaGGGGCGAAACGGAAGGTATTTAATATGTCCAGGtctccaagaaaatctgtaaactAGAATATGCCCGCTCCACTTCTTCACATCATCAATAACCATTAAATTCGAATGGTCTCGTAAAGTGAAACTATTAAAGGCACGTTTTGGATAGCCAAACGGCATGAACGCGTTGTGAATGaattcagaggaatgtctcgtagaccggtacgTTTCCTGGGCATATGAGGAGACGTCAACATTAATAAATGGCTGAGTTAAACGAGCTATGGTAAAGGCGGGGTATTACCAAAAtcctcctctccaaccaagaggttggacagcagagttttgaggggctattgtggggctcAATGATTCGTGGGCTAGGCTCATTTACTCGTTGGGGtctaaaggcccaagccgaggaaggtgaTGGCCTGGGCTCGGCAATACAAGTACGAAATagtcttgggacacagccgaggacgattcagtccttgacatgtccgagatctcacaagaaaaaagggcaaaaatggtatagaaacaacttgggaaaaaatctaaaatatctgtgccaatagaaaagggtatgctggaaGGTGTAatgaccagggaaagctgcccttactgccattcaatactctgtacctgacagagccatactctccaactttttcaaccacccccaaccattccgggtatgggctgatgggacaagtatcagtcttggaatgtcgatcctacacgtggacgaaggataaaaaacacgggctagtataaaaggaaaagtaagtaattcaTAGGAGAGGCtgagaaaaatggccaaaaaccagagcctctcagtccgcctccaagagaaagattcctaaggcgaagacgacttaaccatgtatggatatcacgtaaaacccaccgtttggcgactaaggcctagcctttcaaacccacgctctacaaatgatattgtttgagcctttttacgtgcgaacccaacactgttacggttcgttacgaatcgtgtccttacaatatatattctataaatttcaatataaaaccGTGCAAAGCACGGACCTTTAACTAGTATCTAAATAAagtaacaaaagaaataaaagttgagATCTTGGGAGGGTACACTCATGGTCGCTCCAGAAacttataaaccatgagtggAAGGGTTACTTAGGCGATGTGAGACTCGGGTGTCAAGCCCAAAGGGTGAAAATCCTGAGCTCCCACCCCTTCGTGACAAAATCGTGAGGgactggctccccaaagcggacaaaaacTGCTTAATGCAGGAAGTGTTCCCAcaccttgaaacctaaaaaattattgaaatacgcttagaacctaaaaaatgaccgttATGCCCCCAAAACCTAAATAATTACCGAAATATActtgaaaccttaaaaatgaccgaaagatccttgaaatataaaaatgaccaaaatacctcctgaAACCTCTATTTGCAAGACCAAAATGACAATACAAATTTTATACAACCACTCTATTTGCTTGATTTGAAACccattgattttaaaattaatggatTTAAAAACCTTGATTTGAaatctattgatttttaaattccttgtttgggtctttttataCAATGAAGGGTTTGAAATTCCATTGTTTGGATGtctaaatttggatttggatttggatttaagatcaataaactattttttccaattattattttcttaaactttttacattttaattttagtaacattttttaataaatacataaGGTAATGAAAAGGCCATTGATAATCCAATTGACAATATGATAACTAAAAATTTGTCATCAtaaccaactaaaaaaatgtcTTGCCAACTATTGAcaactaaaatgttttatttcaataGAAAGAGAGAACCCTAATGCATGAGTTTTTTCAGAACATTTAAAATCTcaaactacaaaatttatttcGAAGTTCTTAACTGCAAAAAAGTTATATATCAAGAGAGACGATAAAGTATCCAAAATATGTGTCttttacacaaaatttaaaagaacaTACTAGCACTCAAAATATGTGTCATCATCAAGTTACTCTAGTCATGTTTTGAGATTCAaaacatcaaacaaaatttatagGCCTTATGTAAcacaaatttcaattctttttttttttttttttttgaaaaaaaaattacaaagtacCCTACAACGAGAACATCAAACAAAAATCCAAGTCCGCTTTCTTCGTCACTGCTTCTTTGAAGAATTCTCATTCAATTCAATTAGGAAGCTtatattttcctcattttcaCATACCATCATTTGAAACATACCAGTATATATGACCTCTAATTCCTTGGcctttttgtgatattttttcttctctttatcATTCAACTTCTCTTGTCCTTGTCTTGCATCACCACCTCCTTTTTCAGTTTTATTGATGAATTAATGAGTTTTTTATTGACTAAGAAATCAACCAAAATACAAGGCAAAACAACCAAGCCATAGCAAAACTAAGACTGGCCTctgtaaaaaaaagtttataatagACCCACTACAACAAAACAGTAGGTTATGACTGCTTACACCCCTTAACAGTGTGCCATGATCTCAACAAATCAAGCTAAAACTGGCCACTCCTAAAACACAatctacaacaaaatttatacattagCATCATCAAGATATTACAACTTTTTAACACAACAGCAACATGTCACAATTGAGCAGTGAAACAATAGATCCTCCAGGCTTCAACAATAATAGAGCACCACAAGATATCCAGCAATACCAAGCTTTCAATAATTCTCCATCATAGGATAGATCAGTCACTAGTTTGATAATGTAGTATGCATTTCAAATTTGAGTCCCCATTAATAGCAAAGGATATGATTAAGCATTGAGTCACAACTGCAAAGTTTGCTCTCTAGTCTCCCTTGAACATCCTTCTTTATAATGCAAATAAGTTGATCTTCAGTGTATACCTTCCCAgaaaatataatagaatttcttTGCTTCCATACATGATAAACAGTAGCCCACAAAGCTAGTTTGCAAAGGGTTGTTCTTAAGCCTTTTCCTTTAAGATTATTTCCCCCTTACTCGTAATATCCTGCCAATCAGTCTTAGCAAAAGATACTAGAAACAAGTTAATTGTAATTTCCCAGACCCTCTTGGTAaaagaagaaccaaaaaataaatggtcCCTGAACTCAAATGCCAGAGCTGTAGAAAACACACAAACCATCCACTGGAACTTGGAAGACCCCATTGCAAAATTCTAGCTTTGGTTGAAAGCTTACTAAGAATAACTATCCAACCAACAAATGAATGTTTGGGAATGGCCAAGTTATACCATAGTAAATGCCACCATTCCATATTACTACCTCTGCTCctaatttcatttcaaataCTAGCACAATCAAATTTATAAGAACCAACCCATAAAGCTCTGTCTTGCTCGTGAGTTTAACTAACAAATGCTTACTTTGGATATTCACTAAGTGGTCTAATCTGGCAAAGCAATGAAACAACACAAACCCACATACACATGCTACTTCAAAAGAACAAACATACACAAACACTAGAAACCCACACACTCTTATATGCGAAagtttacaataataataaaaataaataaataaaacatgacAAATGAATATTGATACTGTTAATCAACTCATATAACAAATCATGGAGAATAAAGATTcctcccccaccccccaccaCACCCACCCACCCCATACCCATAGAAAAATCGACATTAATCCTTTGAAATAATTGCATATATCTACCTTTTCAAATGGGTAGCCCTGAaaaaccaacaaagaaaaagggATACAAAACAATGGCAATGAAACTAGGTTTCATCATTTGATCCTTACCTTTAACAATATCAAAGAGATTATGATCATCTCAAGAAACCTTCACTGGATAGTAAGTCGAAGAGGTGCTAAAGGAGAATGACAAAAAGAACACAAGAAGAAGCAATCTGGTTTTTTGAGAAGAACTGAAGAAGCAATCGGCAAGAAACTCAGAGAAGGATAGAGAGAACGGCGTGAAAGGAACAAtctgaattttattttaggtttatatATCTAACCTACTCTACCAGTAACCTGTaacccattaaaataaaatgaaccgTCAAGATTAAAACTCCACCAAATTTATGGTCATGATTTGTGTGGGTACCGTACCCCCCTAAAAAAAGAGAGGTACCGTAGGATGAccaattttggaaatatatattgtttttgtagGAATGTATATCTCTTTAgttaatagatatttttttaataagtaatgaaaacatttattgaaaagaaaaagagagtaaaacCTTCCATGTATACCATTGATATACCATATAGGAGTTTAAATGAACCAAACTATTTGTAAACAACTCGAACTCAACTCGtaaggaaatttatttatttatttatttttgaatatgtttatttatttattaaacgAGCCAAATCCAAGCCCAAATTTGGGCTTGATTATTGAACGAGTCAAGTTCGAAGATAATAATGTGTTTGTGAACAAGATGGTGGGTATGAGACTTGATttaaatctatataatataatattatatatatatatatatatgtatataatttttcaatgttGGTAAATCtaattgtaataattttcaTAAGAAAAATCATTATATCTGTAAGGGTAGGTTTCAGTTCCTCAGCCTAAAAGATGAATGGATTAAGGCTCAAAGAGCcaaatacaatgaatttgtaaagagtgggtttAAAAGCTAGGtttcaatggatcacacaacacGCACGGTAAATTAAAGATAgtaagaaagtaaagaaaaacaagatccAAGCAAAGAAAACCTTCTTGGGCAAAATCCGAGGAGAGTGGTCCTTatgtatatttcttttaagttgGGATGCAATTTCAGTTCTtattactacagtgttttctcaACAGATTTCCGATCCCCTCTCCTTGGaaggtctcttacattatatagcttcCTTTAGATaatcttggccctccatttgttgatcgtccaagccactacttgagtgcttgtcccatcagacacatTCTCAAACCCCTTGTGAGTTGTGGCAGCTAAGACAGCAttattcaggggtcttctccacataaatgcagccagGAGGTTTGGTGGaatgcattaaatgtggtggcaGCTACCATCCCTTCAGTCATGTCATGGCTAACCCTTTCTCCGAAACTCTTTCTCTACAGTATGACCTCCTCTAGTAACATGCTATTGATGTGGCCTTACTGTCCGAGGGTGTGACTTCCTCAGCACGATAATGGTCCCCTCGGCCATTGGTATGACACGTGGCGCAATTACCTTATTTAAATTCCTGTACCACTATAATTTTCACTACAATTTATTAATTCAGTggatataaaattttagtcataGTCTTTACCATTAATGGGAATAGAATAAGTTAATCAACtagctcattttttttttttttttagagaatgaAGACTTtgaatatcattaaaaaaaaaaacttggcaATTTTGTTGCTCAAACTAGCTCTTGTTTGACAATTAAATGAACCAAACTAAAATATGTAATCTAGGTCGTAGATAAGCCCAAACCTGGCTcatgtttgaaataaaattaaaagaacaataaagaacatttgatatttggCCTGACTAGTTCAGCAAAAGGATATTTGGCCTAATTAGTTTAAAGTCCTAGTGTATGTATGCATTGAAAACAGCAGATGTGCATGTCTgcatttttttgtgtggattcgtgtactgttcacagggcaaatttttctttaaaactgggttctacggcactattcacacatttaaaaattattttactacactgtttttagttttcaattttcagcaataagcgatATTCAAATAGACCCCTACCCCTAGTAGTAGGAAAGCTAATAGAAATACGTTTGATAATTGGCCTGACAAGTTTGAAGCCCTAGGCTACTACTAGTAAAGCTAATAGAGATATACTCATATAAAGTTTGAAAATATAgtatattgaattttaaatatttttcgtGGATAATTCGTGGAATTAttgtttcttctttattttttatttttaatattaaaaaagtaAGATTTTACAATCCTCAAATCATTCCTATGATCGAGGAGTCTCCACAATCCTACACAAGATGGCggttataattattataaaaaaaaaaagaaaaaaaaaagggttttagaAGCACAAAatagacaataaatgatgttatGAAGTATGAAGTGAAAATGGGTTGTCCGATGTATCACCTAAATCACAATCCTCTAAATAATCGCTTCATAAGCTATCTACTAATGCACTGAGGCTAAACAGAATGATTTCATTTTTAAGATGTGAAATGCATTTACCACCAGGCCAAAGTTGTTTGTGTAGGCTTGGACTCTGAACCCTCTAACACAACATGAAGTTAACTGAGCAACTATTGTGCGACCAACAAAGTTTGAATCTTTTACCTCTAAGACTATGTTACAGGATAACGAAGGTGCATGAAACACGTAAAGATTATGTTACAGGATATAACAAAGGTGCATGAAACacataaagaaatattaaacaAACTCGATCATAAGTAAGAAGTGAAATTCCAGGACATGACAAATCATCATATCCGATCAAGTCAGTAGTTTGAAGTACTATCCAGAGCAAGGCTATTGATTTAACTTGTAGATGTCTGAACTACTGGGTGATGAATCTTCTAGTCTATCAAATATTCCTCTGGCAGCTTTGCTGAACAAGTTATAAACCTATAGAATTTTTGAGTAGATTAGTAAATTGGTTATCTTTTAGGACCAAAACTTGTGTCATTCTTTATTCACATTAATATATCTACCTGCTTGGATGAAAGGCCAATCTTCTCCAAATCGCTCAACTGCAACAGGTGAAGTACTAAGCATTAATAATATCAATATAAGTGAGTTCCAAGCCCAAAGCTTACAGACTTGTCTTACCGATTTTAAAGGGCTTGTTTCCCTGAGCTCAAGTATGTATTCTGCCATTTTCAATCCAATCCCCTAAATtaaattcaagaaatatatCAGATTTGTCACACTCACATTAGAAACTATGGATAACACTGTCACTATAATTAGCTAACATATATACCTTTAACTCCAGTAGCTCCTCTCTGCAATCAGAAAGTCAATTGGCAAACTCAGAACATTTGCGTATGaagaatatattaataaatacgTGTTAAGAAATGTCAAACAGAAACCAACAAATAACTGAACTTACTTGCTGGCTGTATTTAAGAAACCAATATACTCCTGAATAAGAGAGGTCTGCAAAGAAATTTTACAGAGGTGAGAAATCACATATTTAAGAGCCCGAGGAGAAACACTATGGTGTAAATCTTTTTATATACCTTCAAATTGGAGCTCCTTGCATGGAATTTATCAAGTGAGGGGCCAACCATTTCCGACTTGTTTGGAGATTTCAAAATACAAGGTCTTTGGGGAGTAACTGGCTCAAACAAAGCTGGGCATAATTGATCTGTGGATGAGCGTTCATTAAGGGGCTTTTGATTTACATTGTTTTTTATGGGAGAGAGAGCTTTTCTCACAGAACTCTGCAGTTCATTTTTCGTCACGCAAGAATGCATTTGACAATTACCAGGCAAGAATGTATTTGACACAGGCACAATTCCATCAGCAGAAGCCTCAATCGCTTCTATATTTGACTTATCAGCAATCTCCCCAGTCTGCAATAGAAGAATGATAATATGcatataagttaaaattttatatagttttgCTTCTCTGCATTAAATATGAAGAAAACTTAAACTAGATGTGTTTCAGCATATTCTTATCTTCACCTAGAGCTGTATCTATTTACACTCCTTTCATTGAAATCACTAACAATGACCATCAACATACCAAAATCtgttttgaaatttctaactcaAGATTACACAAGGCTGATGTTAATATGTTATATGCTCTTCATGAATAGAAGGCCTTAAGTGgccctttattttctttccaaatgTTATGCTCTTCAGTCATCTCTAGGAATGACAATTAAGCAGTTGTGGTTCTGTAGCTATCAGTACAAGGCGCATCTTACAATTTCAGATTCTTACCTCCAAGCAAGCATCGGCCAGACCTTCGTTGTTGTTTAAATTTATGAAAGGCACGGGAGCAAACCTGCACATATATCGAACAAATTAGGCAATCGGAATGTTACTTATCTTAATTTGTGAAAGGTTCAATCAATCATCCATACCTTTCTTTTGCCTTAGAAGCACCTTGTTTGGTACTACCCTTTGCTTTCACAGAGCTGGGATAGAGACTGGCTTTCTTAACAGAGCTCAATGAACCCAGAGTTTTGCTCGTAAAAGGAGAATTGAATGGTCCAATTCGTTGTGCACTCTTTGTCTTGCCTCTAGAGTCAAGCCAAGCAAGCAGTTTGGCCTCCATGTCCATTCTAACCTTTGGGGTCTCTAGCTTATGTGATGAAGGAACAAAATTGGATACGTGCCTTGACCGAGCAGCCAAGCTCACAGTATGAACAGATTCCTGGTACTCTCCTGGATTctattatcaaagaaaataatttcccTTAAAAAACTTTAATACACTTAAAAATTGCAGGGTCAACAACatgaaatggaaaaaagaaaaagaaaaaaaagaaggaataatTGCTGAGACAAAGTCCATACCAGGCAAGCAACCATTAAAGCACGGCTTATCCCACCAAGTGAGTCTTGCAATATACGGGTCAATTTGCTTTCTCTATAGGGCACGCgggttttgttattattcagTGCATAAATCACATTGGACAATGCAAACAAGGACTGGTTGATCTTGGCACTCTCTAGGAGACGAATTCCTTCATTGCAGGTCCTTCTATTATCTTCATTACCTGTTTTAATTACAGGCAGAATTACACAAATCAAAATTTGGGAAAGACCAGAAATAAACCCCTCTTTTAGTCTCACGTACAGCTGAGCTATGACCCTCTAATTGCGCAACTTAAAAGGTGAGGAAATAACCTGCCAAGTCTATAAGGTTCAGCTTCCCAGTAACAACAGCCTCAGAGCCATCACCACAAGGAGTAGAAACAGCAATCACTAGCACCCCATGGCTCCTACTAGAGACATCGTTAAGCCCGGTGTGCGCGACTTTCCTCCTCTGAAtcccacaagaaaatgtctCATAGAATTCAGACATCGACTTCACAGGGACCTGAGATAGTCCGCGGAGATGAATTTGCCCGTTTTTATCATCCAAAACTGCAATTTCCTTCCCCTTGAGCTCTAAAAGATCGTAGCACCTGTCCATATAGACCTCATAGTACGAAATCTCTGCTGTGCTTCCTGTGCTTTGGCACATTGTGAGAATTGTAGACATGGCCAGCGGCATTAGACCTGGATCCTCATCAGTACCCTACAACAACATCAAGGAACAAAATAACCATAATGAAAggaaaatttgtgaaaaaaatttaatctttaaGAGGTTTCCCCCCTGGTTTTCTCTGGAAACAAACAGAAAACAACATgggatttttctttgttttaacaAACCTGCATGGTATAAGTCTTTCCACTACCGGTAGCACCATAGGCAAACACAGTGGCATTGTAGCCACGGAAAATACCCGGAATCAAAGGGCTAACTTCCCTGTAAAAGATCTGACTCACATTGTTGTCCTCTTGGCCAAAGAAAGAGTCCAACCTATAACATTCGTTTCGGCTACACCCAAAAGCAAAACCAACCCATGATCAAAATCAAAGACCAAAACcccataaaataatttgattgaaaaattCCAAGAACTGTTTTACCTGGTATCTTTATCTTTGAGGTAAACAGCTACTTCTTCACTGGAGGACTCGCATTCTTGATCAAGAACGGAAATGCACGGTTTCGGGTCATCGTTCTTGCCAGAAATTTCGTGAAAGAGAAAGGGACGTACCCTTACTATGACTCTGACCTTGGAGATCGAAGAGTTCGTGGACTTTGTAGGAGTAGAACACTTAACGGTTTGATTTGCCATGAATTCAAACAGAAAGGTTTGGATTTGAGAGacaagacagagagagagagagagagagagagagagagttgtttgcagagagagaaaagaagatggagaagacaggtttttggttttcttggaaACTGAAGCACTAGATCAACGGAAAGAGGGGATAGAGATAGAGAGTAAGGATTTGAAATTATTTGACCGTTGGGACTTGTGAGGACTATATAGTATAAATAAACCGTTTCCAAAAAACTTTTAGaaattgggctttttttttttaataaattttttggggtTCGTTTGAATTTGTCTTGTGGGGTCACGGACTCACGGCCTTGCCGTTGGGCTAAAGGGTCCACAAGGGTTCTAATTATTACAACTGCTCctaaaacaatgataaaatgCGAAAAAGCCTCTTGTCAGTTTGCAAATTGACCCTTGtgctatcttttattttttaaaccctTGTGTTATCGATTTTCAATTATTGGCCATTAAGGTTTAAGTATTTTCTAAATTGACCCATCTcagttttgtaaaataaaattgatagaaaatggtTATATatgcttacatttttttttttttcactttactCTGAAAAAATGCATAATTCGACCATTTTCTAtagaaaaatgtttaaattattacaaaatttacaacataatcttacaaactaatgttttgttttaattaaaaacactaTGTGaagatatttttcatatttttttttgtgtttggtaatATTAGAAAGAAATTggtcaaaagaaaaactatatcttaatttttccttatttagCTTGGTATGAGATAAAGttattttccaataaaattttctagaCAACAACTATATCTTATGTGaagctaaattaaaaaaaaaaaaaaaaaaaaactctatctcATGCAAAATAATATAAGGAAAGTCAATAAACAGTTTTTTAGCTCATTTTAAGGTCGTtaccaaatataggaaaatataatagttttctagaaaatgctttttaaaaaataattcatattcCAAAGAATATTAATATGGAAACAAACATAGATATTTAGTGTTTAAATGACTTTTTGTAGTTAGTGACGCatcaattgtaattttttttttttgagaaaccataCTCATTGGTGTTTATCATTAAGCTAGAAAATCATCAATGacaaaatgtaaaatgtttaaTGGAAAATCTTTAatccaaacaaacaaaggaaaagaaagtctAATTCTCTGTGCTAAGTCATGGGCTACAACATTGCCCTGCCTCCTAACATGAGAGAAGGATCGGGTTTGTAACAAACCCGAAATAGATGTAGTGTCTTTAACAAGATGtcttatgagagagagagagaacttttcTTCAAAAAGGGCCTTAATAAcaacttctcttttttttttgggatgaaccTTAACAACAACTTCAAAGTTACCTAATctgtaaaaattataatattccTAATATGTTAATGGAAGTTTATGAAATTAAAATAGAGGGACCAATTTAAATGGTTCTTAAACTTCAATtcaaggttaaaaaaaaaaaatacaaaattaataacGTGACCCCAAGGACCCTTTGCATCTTGGGCCATAAACAATAGAAGGGTCaaaatgtaaaatttcaaaatatatgatAGGGTTTAAGAGGCCCGAACCTTTCGTGATTGTTGTATCTAAAAGCCGCGAAAGCAGAGCTCTTAAACCCTAAGGCCTAAACCTCCGAAGAATTATTGAATCGAAGATGGACAAGAACATGATAGCAGACTTGGAGTCTCTTCCTGAATCAGATAAGGCTCGAATGTCTACTCTGATCGAACAGCTTCAGATTCGCGACAGGTTCGCTCTTTAAAATTCCCAACTGTTGGGACTCACTTTTTTGTATTTGGCAGTGTTGAAAAAAGACCAAATTCTAATTGCGTTGCATAGATTATTTGGTTTCAATGTGTGTTGAAAGTTGCTTTGAGTTATTTTCGTTTAGTT
The DNA window shown above is from Quercus lobata isolate SW786 chromosome 7, ValleyOak3.0 Primary Assembly, whole genome shotgun sequence and carries:
- the LOC115951327 gene encoding kinesin-like protein KIN-10B isoform X2 codes for the protein MANQTVKCSTPTKSTNSSISKVRVIVRVRPFLFHEISGKNDDPKPCISVLDQECESSSEEVAVYLKDKDTSRNECYRLDSFFGQEDNNVSQIFYREVSPLIPGIFRGYNATVFAYGATGSGKTYTMQGTDEDPGLMPLAMSTILTMCQSTGSTAEISYYEVYMDRCYDLLELKGKEIAVLDDKNGQIHLRGLSQVPVKSMSEFYETFSCGIQRRKVAHTGLNDVSSRSHGVLVIAVSTPCGDGSEAVVTGKLNLIDLAGNEDNRRTCNEGIRLLESAKINQSLFALSNVIYALNNNKTRVPYRESKLTRILQDSLGGISRALMVACLNPGEYQESVHTVSLAARSRHVSNFVPSSHKLETPKVRMDMEAKLLAWLDSRGKTKSAQRIGPFNSPFTSKTLGSLSSVKKASLYPSSVKAKGSTKQGASKAKERFAPVPFINLNNNEGLADACLETGEIADKSNIEAIEASADGIVPVSNTFLPDQLCPALFEPVTPQRPCILKSPNKSEMVGPSLDKFHARSSNLKTSLIQEYIGFLNTASKEELLELKGIGLKMAEYILELRETSPLKSLSDLEKIGLSSKQVYNLFSKAARGIFDRLEDSSPSSSDIYKLNQ
- the LOC115951327 gene encoding kinesin-like protein KIN-10B isoform X1; amino-acid sequence: MANQTVKCSTPTKSTNSSISKVRVIVRVRPFLFHEISGKNDDPKPCISVLDQECESSSEEVAVYLKDKDTSRNECYRLDSFFGQEDNNVSQIFYREVSPLIPGIFRGYNATVFAYGATGSGKTYTMQGTDEDPGLMPLAMSTILTMCQSTGSTAEISYYEVYMDRCYDLLELKGKEIAVLDDKNGQIHLRGLSQVPVKSMSEFYETFSCGIQRRKVAHTGLNDVSSRSHGVLVIAVSTPCGDGSEAVVTGKLNLIDLAGNEDNRRTCNEGIRLLESAKINQSLFALSNVIYALNNNKTRVPYRESKLTRILQDSLGGISRALMVACLNPGEYQESVHTVSLAARSRHVSNFVPSSHKLETPKVRMDMEAKLLAWLDSRGKTKSAQRIGPFNSPFTSKTLGSLSSVKKASLYPSSVKAKGSTKQGASKAKERFAPVPFINLNNNEGLADACLETGEIADKSNIEAIEASADGIVPVSNTFLPGNCQMHSCVTKNELQSSVRKALSPIKNNVNQKPLNERSSTDQLCPALFEPVTPQRPCILKSPNKSEMVGPSLDKFHARSSNLKTSLIQEYIGFLNTASKEELLELKGIGLKMAEYILELRETSPLKSLSDLEKIGLSSKQVYNLFSKAARGIFDRLEDSSPSSSDIYKLNQ